A genomic segment from Osmerus mordax isolate fOsmMor3 chromosome 5, fOsmMor3.pri, whole genome shotgun sequence encodes:
- the srd5a2b gene encoding 3-oxo-5-alpha-steroid 4-dehydrogenase 2b, producing the protein MMHCWENGIHVLCCGLILGGAGHLVGVRTSQASYGRYLGVSTTARKIPARVAWFFQELPALLVPLLMLVLTTSRPSGLGRHLLLGTFCLHYFQRVFVYSLLTKGQPFPMDVMLTAALFCTVNGFLQAHYLLHCAQYEDDWASDCRFLMGLMMFLIGMAINIHSDYILRNLRKSGEVVYKIPKGGLFEYVSGANYFGEILEWFGYAIATWSLPTLSFALFSLCFIGPRAYHHHRFYHEHFKDYPRLRKALIPFIF; encoded by the exons ATGATGCACTGCTGGGAAAACGGGATCCACGTTCTCTGTTGTGGGCTGATCCTGGGCGGCGCAGGCCACCTGGTCGGGGTCAGGACGTCCCAGGCATCCTACGGACGCTACTTGGGCGTCTCCACCACTGCCAGGAAGATACCAGCCCGGGTGGCCTGGTTCTTCCAGGAGCTTCCTGCTCTTCTGGTGCCCCTGCTGATGCTGGTTCTCACCACCAGCAGACCCTCCGGCCTGGGGAGACACCTGCTCCTTGGAACCTTCTGCCTTCACTACTTTCAAAG GGTATTTGTGTATTCCCTGCTAACCAAGGGTCAGCCCTTTCCCATGGATGTGATGCTGACAGCTGCCCTGTTCTGCACTGTGAATGGGTTTCTGCAAGCACATTATCTGCTACACTGTGCCCAGTATGAGGATGACTGGGCGTCCGACTGCCGTTTTCTGATGG GTTTGATGATGTTTCTCATCGGAATGGCCATCAACATCCATAGCGACTATATTCTACGCAACCTACGGAAATCAGGAGAGGTTGTGTACAAGATTCCTAAAG GAGGCCTGTTTGAGTATGTGTCTGGAGCCAACTACTTTGGGGAGATCTTGGAATGGTTTGGTTACGCCATAGCCACCTGGTCACTACCAACTCTCTCATTTGCCCTGTTCAGTTTGTGCTTCATTGGCCCACGGGCATACCATCATCACAG GTTTTATCATGAACACTTCAAAGACTATCCCAGGTTACGAAAAGCTCTGATTCCATTCATCTTTTGA
- the mkks gene encoding McKusick-Kaufman/Bardet-Biedl syndromes putative chaperonin yields MSRLSKKSPSVCTDCPLSNSEIYRKICLMRQILSSSFGPKGRLKQLHNNVGGHVITTSTSSVLLQAVPSSEPLLKLITASILNHVSRFSDCGLFTGILCFSLIHQARESGLRGSVAIEVYRQILGMCTSYLNQEDCSCKVKIDYTSSQSLVTLAHTVISSKPACMLTERELQHVSTLTVQAFVLSVPCNSPGKVCLGRTVTVPIEGQPVLDSVVFPGLLVEAPEMLSLTNVDKLSVGLRLVLFNVSLSGDLAGLGEGTVELQPGADPESDVLEQLLKLGEQAVKENVVVFACQKVIHPVLQHYLRRHNVVVIERLGVTQVEPILQMTGAQPVSTFYCPIPPGAYGQVKGVTVKQFGSKQMLHLLPVGESVVCTMVLCHRNETMLSELRVACGKAERVLRLTLREPSALLGGGCTETHLAAHIRHKVHTSPQSLEGGAESAGAVGCSQAEYLLGTRAFCCSLESVARALEHEGGECLIDLSHAHRWTVPRDEATRGGWGGVASACGCGLLENRLGLDWTPLTCRYLEFPPAGVSRTSTAKPRLLDSFTAKLNALQVAVETANLVLDIRYIIQDVN; encoded by the exons ATGTCTCGACTCTCCAAAAAATCGCCGTCTGTTTGCACTGATTGTCCGTTGAGTAACAGTGAAATATATCGTAAAATTTGCCTTATGAGGCAGATCCTCTCGTCTTCTTTCGGACCCAAAGGCAGACTGAAGCAACTACACAACAACGTGGGAGGCCACGTCATAACAACGTCTACGTCGTCTGTGCTCCTTCAAGCCGTTCCGTCATCGGAACCTTTGCTCAAACTTATCACAGCTTCGATTCTTAATCATGTGTCGCGTTTTAGTGACTGTGGTTTGTTTACTGGCATTCTTTGCTTTTCCCTCATTCACCAAGCGAGGGAGTCTGGTCTAAGGGGAAGCGTTGCAATAGAAGTGTACAGACAAATATTGGGAATGTGTACCAGTTATCTTAATCAGGAAGATTGCTCTTGTAAAGTCAAAATAGACTACACCAGCAGCCAGAGTCTGGTAACTTTAGCCCACACTGTAATATCCAGCAAACCAGCTTGTatgctgacagagagagaactacAGCATGTCAGCACACTGACTGTCCAGGCCTTCGTACTGTCTGTCCCGTGCAACTCCCCAGGCAAGGTCTGTCTAGGCAGGACAGTGACCGTCCCCATCGAGGGGCAGCCTGTGCTCGACTCTGTCGTGTTTCCAGGTTTGCTGGTGGAGGCACCAGAAATGCTTTCCCTCACAAATGTGGATAAGCTGTCAGTCGGACTCCGCCTGGTGTTGTTCAATGTGTCTCTCTCCGGGGATCTGGCTGGCCTGGGTGAGGGGACTGTGGAGCTGCAGCCAGGGGCTGATCCAGAGTCAGACGTCCTGGAGCAGCTCCTGAAACTGGGGGAGCAGGCGGTGAAGGAGAACGTGGTCGTGTTTGCCTGTCAGAAGGTAATCCATCCAGTCCTGCAGCATTACCTCAGGAGACACAATGTCGTTGTGATAGAGAGACTAGGAGTCACACAAGTGGAGCCAATCCTTCAGATGACGG GTGCTCAGCCTGTATCCACGTTCTACTGTCCAATCCCGCCTGGGGCTTACGGACAGGTGAAAGGTGTGACCGTAAAACAGTTTGGATCCAAACAGATGCTTCATCTGCTTCCTGTTGGGGAGTCGGTCGTCTGCACCATGGTCCTCTGCCACAGGAATGAAACCATGCTCAGCGAGCTGAGG GTGGCGTGTGGGAAGGCAGAGCGGGTGCTGAGGCTGACCCTGAGAGAACCCTCTGCTCTCTTAGGAGGCGggtgcacagaaacacacctggCAGCTCACATTAGACACAAGGtccacacctccc CACAGAGCCtggaaggaggagcagagtcAGCAGGTGCAGTTGGGTGTTCTCAGGCCGAGTATCTGCTGGGAACACGGGCGTTCTGCTGCTCCCTGGAGTCTGTCGCCCGCGCGCTGGAGCACGAGGGTGGAGAATGCCTCATAGATCTGTCACATGCTCACCGGTGGACCGTTCCCAGAGACGAGGCCACtcggggcgggtgggggggcgTGGCGAGCGCCTGTGGGTGTGGTCTGCTGGAGaacaggctggggctggactggACCCCCCTTACCTGCCGCTACCTGGAGTTCCCCCCAGCAGGTGTGAGTAGAACGTCCACTGCCAAACCTCGGCTGTTGGACTCTTTCACAGCCAAGCTCAATGCTCTGCAAGTTGCCGTGGAGACCGCTAATCTTGTGTTGGATATTAGGTATATCATTCAAGATGTAAACTAG